CAGTTTTCCACGAATACATATTAGCATTCACGTTCAGATTCTTTTACCCGGTATTGTTAGTAATGTTCGGTGGTATCGGTTTAATATTAGTATTTCTGACCCGAAAAAATGAACAAGCTGGAGGGAACGTTTTCATGTGGTTAACGTTGTGCATGGGTACCGGAATGATACTGAGTTTATATTCAATGGAGTATTACGCTAGGATTAATTGTCCGCCTTACCAAGACgagtttttcgatttatttataccGAGAAGTTGGACTTGTCATGGCTTATCTAATTCTTAATTCTTGAAGTGTTGAGATATTTCAAAAGGAATAGTACGGTCTTGGCTGATCAGAATCTGAGAATATAATAATGCCGCTGCTATCGCTTTAGataaaatacaattatatctatacctaATATAAGCTAGTAGTAAGTTATAGAGATTGAAGTTTTCTCCAGAAACAATAACTACGTCGTAATTGATAGTTCTTATTGGATTTATCTATATTTCGATtagatcttcttttttttaaatcaattggTTTTAGTTGTAAGCTTCACGAAATTGTAAAGACTGTTATACCTAAGCTGGAGAAAGccatgtataaatatacagaaCGGGAATGATACATATGATAAAACATATTTATAGTGTATGGGAATAGTTATGTTACTGGAAATATATTTGCAATAATCATAATTGGCATTTCtgtctgtttcatttttccgtactttttttttttaagccgaTATAGTtagtaattatatgtataggtttGTAAGTATagatttctacaaaaaaattaacataacAAACTGTAAGGTACAAAAGCTATTGTATTTGACAAATAAATCTATCAAAATGTAACACTGTACtcgttatatgtattatatacctacttattCTCATCGAAATTAGTTATACCCCACTTGATTACATTTCTCATTCAAAATTATCTCAATGCAAcgagtgtttctttttttttttttaccagaagTAAGGCTTAACAACAACATTTATTATCAAgtcttatacatacatttctTATACTCATTATTGATACAATAGAACCTCTTCtctatacaatataatttacGATTTACATACTGTAtaagttgtatttttttcttttcgttagtTTCTTTGTATTTCGTTTTGCATTCTCAACCATCAGAAGACAAAAACCAAGAGATGAGAATTATTGTTCACTTGATTAACATTAACGGCATATTTTAAATGAATCCTAAATTGaggtaaataaaaaaggaaaataataataagtccGCAGATGAAGCGAGATAAGCTAATTACATAAGGTAGTactaataaattaatcaacATATATGATACTACTAATGGTAATGAATTTCAATGTCTCCATATTTACAAATCGTGCATCATGAATGACTAAATGTTAatcttattattgttatgaCATGAATGGtgcatttaataaaaaataaataataatattgtaaacATAAGTTATAATTctattttcttattgttaCCCCCCTTTCCTCTATTATGTTTAATAAAATATCCTTCATCTCGTGGTTTTTATTGCTTTAACAGAAAATTggtattcttttttcaatgataCTGTACAATTcaacattattatattttcgtatTATATCATGATGAGTAGAATGTGGTCCAACCAATAAAAGTCTGGTCTACATTCCATACCCAACCACTTTACTTCTCACGCCAATATGTGTCTGTGCAAATATTACGTTTGTACCAGTCATTAAATTACTCttaaattacaattaatcaGAATTATTCATCATCTTTTCCCCATACAATGTCTTTCTCGGAATAACAATTagtgtttcattttatttcacttcgtTAATTCATAATTACCATTATGGCAGCACTTGATTACTTAAAGCTAATATCGAATATCGATTCTTGATTTTATGTGAGCCTgtgatgtgtatatatatgagttGGCGagataggtatacatacacatacatacacacacacacacacacgcacacacaaaTACACGTACGCACACACACCTTAGCTACAAATGAAAAGCtttgctgaaatttttcagctaAAATAAATGATTGACTTCCATTTTTCTGTCCAGCAGTATCTGGTAATACCTGATCCAAATACtatttgaaaatcagttaGTTTCGATTCTAAATTTACATGGCAAGCGGAGACTTTCACCATTTGACGATACAATTCTATCGATGGGCTTAAGACAATCGTAGTTCCTTTCAACACTGGCACTTGATGACTTATTTGCCGCAGACATAGATTCCGAAAATGATTGTCTAGGAGAATAATGGGAGAATTCTGCGTCCGAATTGCAAAACTTCAATGTAAAGGGAGCTCTTTACGTCAATACCTATGCAAGTGCACTTTGGTCAcagattatttaaaaattatagagAATGAttctttagtaaaaaaaaaaaaaaataaataaaatttgtaaatttattttcaagaaatagATTACCTATTAATCATTCAGCACTTGAGAATTCTAACTGTGAAAGAGGACCTGCTCTATATTGGTTAAATCTTTAATCTGGACCAGAATATCCGTGAGTAATAATTAAGTAGCTAAATTTTAAGTAACCTTCATTTGCCTATACCGACAAGTGCTTCGTCCATTAACTCGTCGTCGGTTATACAGGGAGAGGCGGAGTGAGGAGAAGGCGGTATAACTCTTGGAGAAGGAGCAGGACTTTTTACAATATGAACACTGACTGATGGACTTGGAGGAAAGGTgggaggtggaggtggcggTGTGTTCCTTCGTACAGGAGCAGCTTGCGCCATAGCTCTTTCAGGGACAGTAGTCAACTTCGGTACTTCTTTAGGTGTAGAAAAGTCCAGCAGCATTTCAGCAGCCTCTTGAGAGGATGGTGGCGGTTTTATGGTGGTATCAATTGAGACGCTCCCTggctttttctcctctttgtACTTATTCAACGCGGCATCCGCCGGTTTGGTGCTCAAATTGAGACTCTCAGTACCGCTGTTTGTTAGAGGATAAGATTTTTGTGTCGATATGGGATCGGTTTTTGATACAGTGTCATCTTTGCTGGCAGCATTCAATGGAGCACAGTTGAGAAACTGCGACGGTCTGTTAGCAATCTCTTTAATCTCTCTGGATTCAGTATCTGCTGGCTGCATAGACAAATTAGTCGGAACGTCAGAATCATGAGGACTGACAGTGGGCGGAGGCATAATCAAGCTTGGACTGCTGTTTGCAATATTAACAGGCATCAAAGCAGTGCACAAGTTATCTGGCTTTGATTGAACCTCCCTTCTATCGTCCGTTGGCTTTGCATTGGACAGAGAAACAGCTTGGGTTTTCGCAGTATCTGGTTTACTATCTAACAGTTTGCTTACGTCAGCTCTATTATTACTAGTATCTGATATCGACAGTTTGTCGACTGGTTTTTTATCTACATCTGTGTTAGTACGCGCAGACAATTTTGGTATCTGAAATTTGGTATCCAGTTGTTTCATCAGTCCCTCGACAACAAGTTGAGGCGGTAGATTAGGTAGATTTGACATTGATGCATGTGCTGCCAATAGTTTAAAAGCTCTTtcgctctcgctctcttcCCGCAATGCCGATGGGCTGGAGGTTTTTCTAACGTCTGAACTTTTAGaaccaaaaatattcttctCCCCAGATTTTGGTGGTCTAGGTTTTTCCCTGTTACGACTCAGGTCTGTTGCACCTGAGCTATTCATCTTGGGGGAACCAGACGACTTCGCTGAAATACCCTTTGCTAGTAAACCACTAGATCCTGAGTTAGATCCAGAAGCGGATTTTTGAACAGAAGGCACTTTTTGACCAGCAAGATTCGCTTTGTTGCTGCTGTTCCCAGATCCTGAACTGCCAGGCAATTTCGGGGGGACTTGTTGCTGTGGTTTCTTAGACGCAGGGCCCGAATTCACTCCTGGTTTAAGACCAGTATGTGTCTTTGGTGACCCATTGCCGGAGCTGGAGGAAGATCCTGATGAAGATTTGAGATTTGGACTAGACTTAGAGTCTTTTGTCCCTTTTTTATTGAtcgtgattttcatttcagaacTATGTTTTACCATGTATTCAGCTGGATTTTTAGTATCCACAGGTGTTTTGCTTCCGCTTTTACCCTCACCAACTTTATTAGAACTAACTCGATCCTTTTGACTACCCTTAGACCCCCCGTTACCATCCTCTGTACAATGTTGGGCATTCTTAAGTTTGTCAATAACGGCACTAAGTGAGCCTTTTCTATTCCTCGCTTGCTGTTGAGCAGTAGCTGATTTTCCAATATCCGAGCCACCAGAGGGAGGCGTGCTGCCTCCACTGCTCGGTAGAGACGGAGGAGTCTCGGCGCTAGGATTTAAATCCAATTGTTTTAACTTTGCGCTAGACGATTTCATTTTTGGACTCTGGTGACCCGACCCGCTAAAAGTCAGAGAGGATGCTTTCCTCTCTTTATCTCTATTGGAATCTTTATTAGAAGACTTTGCTTTTGGCATACCGTCGCTACTCTTGCTTGATGGTGAATTAGCTGCAGATTTTAAAGCTGACATGCTGGGTTTTCCGGCACTGGCTGAGCTCCCGTGTTTTGGTGATGAAGTACCATGTTTTGGGCTGACACTCGCCGGTATCGTCGTATGTTTAGGGCTATTGTAAACAGGTGAATGTTTGGGACTTTGTATTGGTTTGTTAACAGGTTGCTTTAGGGTAGGGCTCGACTTTCCAACAAGAGCTAACGGACTAGTATGCGTAGGAGACGGACTAAATTTTCTGAGCGTAGCTGCAGGTGACGAAGGTCTTGTTGTCAGATTTGGAGGAGATTCGGTAGGTTTAATACTCACCGAAACAGGTTTTGACAGAGGATCTGGCTTCAACGGTAGCTTGTCGGGAGGTCCCATAGGACTGTCTTCTCTCTTccgttttctcttcttctctagtttatttttatcctctgTCTTATTTTTTGAACTCTTCCTGTCCCTACGCTCATCTGTCAAGTTTTTTGAAGCCGGACCGGCAATCGGAGTGATGGTGATCGAGCTAGGAAGGCTAGTTTGCGGAGACGAAGCTATAGGTATAATCTCAATGCCGGGTCGCCTTTCTAGCCCCATTCCTGTCAATACAGAATTATAATTTGATGATTGTGCAATTCCGCTGCTGGAAATAGGCGTTATACTAACTGACGGTGGaaccaaatttttattgtccTCAAATATATTAGGGCTCTTCTTGTCTTCGCGTTTCTTAGACTTTCTCTCCCGCTTCAATAGTTCCTCGACATCTTGCAAGTCGTGAACTTCAACGATTTCACTTTCGTTCTCCATATCATAATCTGAGCTTTTATCAGTCCCTAAAATATCAGCAGGGTCTAGATTAGACAAATCGAGACCACTCGCAAGACTAGCAGCGGAAGTTGGTGTGGGAGTTCTAAGCTCGTTTGGATTATCTCTACTAGTAAGTGTGCCTAAAGGTGTCGAATCAGAACTAGAACTTTCCAAGAGGATTTCGCTCATCTCCTCACCTTTCCTCTTCGGACTTCTCCACAGCCCGTCagctgtttttctttttctcgcttTCTTAGAAGGTCGCTCTACTAACGGATTAATCAAACCTGCAGAGTTTTTAGCTTGACCAAGAAGCGCCCCAAGTTGCAGAGGATTTAACATAGCAGTGGTTGTATCGGAATGGCCGGAAAAAGACGGAAAACCGATACTATTCTCCGTTCCGGCTTCTAAAAAAGACTGCTGCGACGATTGTTGCCTACCGATACCTCCGCTACCGTTCAATCCCGGTTCTTGCTTGATCTTTACATCTCCACTGTTGAAATCTGGCATACCCGTACCACTGTGTCCATTTTGGTCTCTGCCAGGACCGagattaatattataattaccgCCATTGCTATTCATTGCGTTAGAATTAGCAGGATTCCTACCCTCCCAAGTCTTTATCAACGTTCTCATTGTTACAGGGATGCTAAGGCATTTCTGCAACACTTTACCAGCCAGTTCTGACGAAGACTCGCTGTTGTTCATGCTAACTCCGTATAATTTACATTTCAAGCTTGATATGTCCGAGAGATCGAGTTCTGCAGTTGCCATTGTTTCTTCAAAGGGGTGCTCAAGGCTGACCGAAAGATGTTGCCAAGATAAAGCACTGACCTCAAACATCACCGTGTGTTCAGGGTCTTGCCGTGCCATCGGTCTAACGCAGCTTGCAAGTAACGAATTGAAAAGTGCCTGCTGCCTGAGGTACACCAGGATCTGGGGAACGTGGGCAGGATGCGTAAATGGAATGCTGCTGACCAGCACCCCTTCCATATTCCGGTTTTCTGTCATGAAATAGCAATGCTGCTGATCCGGTAACGTCTGTTAACAAAATACTGGATGAACATGGCATAATATGTAAAATGGATCGTATTCACGAGTAACGACGAGTTTAGAGAAAGTTTTAtgatttcacaaaaaatctGTTTGACTACGGATCATTTTGAACTCACCACAAAAAGGCCTTTGTTATTGTGACAATCCAGTCGACCATCGCTTGCGTGTTGTACTACTAGACTTAATAACGGATGCGGAGATGAAATATCACCACATTCTAGTTCCGTCACTTTCTGTATTCTGTGAACTAATTCCAGGCACATTGGCATCTTTTTCGCCAATTTCAAAGTGAAACAAGCAGGTAACATTGAAGAATTTGTTCCAGTTAATAGAGCGTATGACGGAGTGCTACAGAATGAGGAAGAAAATCAAGTGTTAAGTTAAATTCATGTCGACAATTTGTTGAATTAGGCGTGTGCGGAGACAGTGATGTAATCGCTATTCGTATGAAAACTATGTCTTTAAAGTAGTCTAACCTTTTTCCAGCCGGTGTTTGATTAACAGTGATGATACTGGAGGTCGGTAGCTTATGAGCCGTCGAACCTTCCATACAAACTGTGACAGAATGACCAATTTTCCGGGAGATAATAGCCTCAGAGCTGAGGATATCACAGCTTCGATTTCCCTGGTCAATTAGGTCGTATGGTGAAACGAAATAAGTTAGTTTCATTGCGTGGCCTCCTTTTCTCCTCTCCAAAATTCCTGAATTAATAAAATGGGATGTTTAATCTAGTATAAGAATAggtaaacaataaaataaacactAACCAACAGGGCTTTTGTGTACAAGATTGAAAGGTTCCTTCATAAAGGTCTGTAATTGGGCCAGGATACCCAAGTCTGCTTCGAGGGACTGCAAAGCACTGAAAGCCTTgcatttgacttttttttcagcatTGAGCTGATAGATAGAGGCCAATCCTTCCAGTTGAGCCGTAAAGTCAACAAAATCTCCTCGGGACAAACAGGTGACCAATTCTTCGCAACTCTGTCGAATTATGTTTATCTTTATTACTTTTCGCAGCATTAGATCTAGTTCAGATAACTCTTTTTCATTAAGATATGTCATAAGAGATTAATTTTAACTACTAAAACAAATTTGTACCTGCTGCTCGTTTTTCCCTTcatgatgaatttttacatCTTTGACAGCACCAGTTGATTCCAAAAGAACTTCAAGATAAAACATATCCGATGATATAAACAGTTGTGTACCAGAAGTCCCCAACATGAATTTGAGTCTGAAATAAAACGTTCAAAATACGATGAGTATAAAATTCCGAAATAGCAGCACATTGGTTAAGTTTTGCAAGGATTGAAAATCTATGAAGATGTCACACGAGAAATTTGGAGAACCACTTACCCTAACTGCCTCGTCAGACTTTCTAGTCGCTCTACCATAGACTGCAAAGATGTGACCTTTATGGAATGTTGCAAAGTATCGAGGCATTTCtgtagttgatttttttcaacactatCAAGGGCGAATCTTTTATCCTGTGAATATGGTAGGTACAATTAAATTAATCTTCAGAGACGAAGACGTTTTCATTAAAAACTAACATCGAGTGGAATTAAACCTACCAGCATGGCCATCCGCAGATTCTTGGCAATTTCAACGAAGGATTTGAAGGAAGCAGCCTTTGAACGAAGCTTCTCCATAAGGAGCTCCATTTGCCATTCTTTTCCCTTGTCCACCGCCGGGCTACCACCAGCCCCTGGGGCTGCTGGaaaattcaattgattttcattaaGATTTTCGATCGAATTTAAGAGGTACGAGTAATAA
This portion of the Diprion similis isolate iyDipSimi1 chromosome 7, iyDipSimi1.1, whole genome shotgun sequence genome encodes:
- the LOC124408125 gene encoding mediator of RNA polymerase II transcription subunit 1 isoform X2 — translated: MASVLSGKGYMDAGNTQKGLPPGAGGSPAVDKGKEWQMELLMEKLRSKAASFKSFVEIAKNLRMAMLDKRFALDSVEKNQLQKCLDTLQHSIKVTSLQSMVERLESLTRQLGLKFMLGTSGTQLFISSDMFYLEVLLESTGAVKDVKIHHEGKNEQQSCEELVTCLSRGDFVDFTAQLEGLASIYQLNAEKKVKCKAFSALQSLEADLGILAQLQTFMKEPFNLVHKSPVGILERRKGGHAMKLTYFVSPYDLIDQGNRSCDILSSEAIISRKIGHSVTVCMEGSTAHKLPTSSIITVNQTPAGKSTPSYALLTGTNSSMLPACFTLKLAKKMPMCLELVHRIQKVTELECGDISSPHPLLSLVVQHASDGRLDCHNNKGLFVTLPDQQHCYFMTENRNMEGVLVSSIPFTHPAHVPQILVYLRQQALFNSLLASCVRPMARQDPEHTVMFEVSALSWQHLSVSLEHPFEETMATAELDLSDISSLKCKLYGVSMNNSESSSELAGKVLQKCLSIPVTMRTLIKTWEGRNPANSNAMNSNGGNYNINLGPGRDQNGHSGTGMPDFNSGDVKIKQEPGLNGSGGIGRQQSSQQSFLEAGTENSIGFPSFSGHSDTTTAMLNPLQLGALLGQAKNSAGLINPLVERPSKKARKRKTADGLWRSPKRKGEEMSEILLESSSSDSTPLGTLTSRDNPNELRTPTPTSAASLASGLDLSNLDPADILGTDKSSDYDMENESEIVEVHDLQDVEELLKRERKSKKREDKKSPNIFEDNKNLVPPSVSITPISSSGIAQSSNYNSVLTGMGLERRPGIEIIPIASSPQTSLPSSITITPIAGPASKNLTDERRDRKSSKNKTEDKNKLEKKRKRKREDSPMGPPDKLPLKPDPLSKPVSVSIKPTESPPNLTTRPSSPAATLRKFSPSPTHTSPLALVGKSSPTLKQPVNKPIQSPKHSPVYNSPKHTTIPASVSPKHGTSSPKHGSSASAGKPSMSALKSAANSPSSKSSDGMPKAKSSNKDSNRDKERKASSLTFSGSGHQSPKMKSSSAKLKQLDLNPSAETPPSLPSSGGSTPPSGGSDIGKSATAQQQARNRKGSLSAVIDKLKNAQHCTEDGNGGSKGSQKDRVSSNKVGEGKSGSKTPVDTKNPAEYMVKHSSEMKITINKKGTKDSKSSPNLKSSSGSSSSSGNGSPKTHTGLKPGVNSGPASKKPQQQVPPKLPGSSGSGNSSNKANLAGQKVPSVQKSASGSNSGSSGLLAKGISAKSSGSPKMNSSGATDLSRNREKPRPPKSGEKNIFGSKSSDVRKTSSPSALREESESERAFKLLAAHASMSNLPNLPPQLVVEGLMKQLDTKFQIPKLSARTNTDVDKKPVDKLSISDTSNNRADVSKLLDSKPDTAKTQAVSLSNAKPTDDRREVQSKPDNLCTALMPVNIANSSPSLIMPPPTVSPHDSDVPTNLSMQPADTESREIKEIANRPSQFLNCAPLNAASKDDTVSKTDPISTQKSYPLTNSGTESLNLSTKPADAALNKYKEEKKPGSVSIDTTIKPPPSSQEAAEMLLDFSTPKEVPKLTTVPERAMAQAAPVRRNTPPPPPPTFPPSPSVSVHIVKSPAPSPRVIPPSPHSASPCITDDELMDEALVGIGK
- the LOC124408125 gene encoding mediator of RNA polymerase II transcription subunit 1 isoform X1, with the translated sequence MASVLSGKGYMDAGNTQKGLPAPGAGGSPAVDKGKEWQMELLMEKLRSKAASFKSFVEIAKNLRMAMLDKRFALDSVEKNQLQKCLDTLQHSIKVTSLQSMVERLESLTRQLGLKFMLGTSGTQLFISSDMFYLEVLLESTGAVKDVKIHHEGKNEQQSCEELVTCLSRGDFVDFTAQLEGLASIYQLNAEKKVKCKAFSALQSLEADLGILAQLQTFMKEPFNLVHKSPVGILERRKGGHAMKLTYFVSPYDLIDQGNRSCDILSSEAIISRKIGHSVTVCMEGSTAHKLPTSSIITVNQTPAGKSTPSYALLTGTNSSMLPACFTLKLAKKMPMCLELVHRIQKVTELECGDISSPHPLLSLVVQHASDGRLDCHNNKGLFVTLPDQQHCYFMTENRNMEGVLVSSIPFTHPAHVPQILVYLRQQALFNSLLASCVRPMARQDPEHTVMFEVSALSWQHLSVSLEHPFEETMATAELDLSDISSLKCKLYGVSMNNSESSSELAGKVLQKCLSIPVTMRTLIKTWEGRNPANSNAMNSNGGNYNINLGPGRDQNGHSGTGMPDFNSGDVKIKQEPGLNGSGGIGRQQSSQQSFLEAGTENSIGFPSFSGHSDTTTAMLNPLQLGALLGQAKNSAGLINPLVERPSKKARKRKTADGLWRSPKRKGEEMSEILLESSSSDSTPLGTLTSRDNPNELRTPTPTSAASLASGLDLSNLDPADILGTDKSSDYDMENESEIVEVHDLQDVEELLKRERKSKKREDKKSPNIFEDNKNLVPPSVSITPISSSGIAQSSNYNSVLTGMGLERRPGIEIIPIASSPQTSLPSSITITPIAGPASKNLTDERRDRKSSKNKTEDKNKLEKKRKRKREDSPMGPPDKLPLKPDPLSKPVSVSIKPTESPPNLTTRPSSPAATLRKFSPSPTHTSPLALVGKSSPTLKQPVNKPIQSPKHSPVYNSPKHTTIPASVSPKHGTSSPKHGSSASAGKPSMSALKSAANSPSSKSSDGMPKAKSSNKDSNRDKERKASSLTFSGSGHQSPKMKSSSAKLKQLDLNPSAETPPSLPSSGGSTPPSGGSDIGKSATAQQQARNRKGSLSAVIDKLKNAQHCTEDGNGGSKGSQKDRVSSNKVGEGKSGSKTPVDTKNPAEYMVKHSSEMKITINKKGTKDSKSSPNLKSSSGSSSSSGNGSPKTHTGLKPGVNSGPASKKPQQQVPPKLPGSSGSGNSSNKANLAGQKVPSVQKSASGSNSGSSGLLAKGISAKSSGSPKMNSSGATDLSRNREKPRPPKSGEKNIFGSKSSDVRKTSSPSALREESESERAFKLLAAHASMSNLPNLPPQLVVEGLMKQLDTKFQIPKLSARTNTDVDKKPVDKLSISDTSNNRADVSKLLDSKPDTAKTQAVSLSNAKPTDDRREVQSKPDNLCTALMPVNIANSSPSLIMPPPTVSPHDSDVPTNLSMQPADTESREIKEIANRPSQFLNCAPLNAASKDDTVSKTDPISTQKSYPLTNSGTESLNLSTKPADAALNKYKEEKKPGSVSIDTTIKPPPSSQEAAEMLLDFSTPKEVPKLTTVPERAMAQAAPVRRNTPPPPPPTFPPSPSVSVHIVKSPAPSPRVIPPSPHSASPCITDDELMDEALVGIGK